A stretch of Myroides oncorhynchi DNA encodes these proteins:
- a CDS encoding helix-turn-helix domain-containing protein has translation MFDVLTIKEVKNTIGEWCKQLRKESNMSQQELANELAMSRITISNLENGDNCTLDTLLKVLQYYDQMQGLYQFINQKAEITDSLY, from the coding sequence ATGTTTGATGTACTTACTATAAAAGAGGTTAAGAATACCATCGGGGAATGGTGTAAACAACTGCGTAAAGAATCTAATATGTCACAGCAGGAACTAGCCAATGAACTAGCGATGTCACGTATTACGATATCAAATCTAGAGAATGGAGACAACTGTACGTTAGATACACTCTTAAAAGTATTACAGTACTATGATCAGATGCAAGGACTGTATCAATTCATTAATCAAAAAGCAGAAATAACAGACTCATTGTATTAA
- a CDS encoding type II toxin-antitoxin system HipA family toxin, which yields MAKNQIISVFYQGIEVGKLGYDEDKRKASFQYHPSFIDDHYKSLFPFVIRKTKNVQLFDEYAGETFRGLPPMIADSLPDMFGNIVFKEWLEASHREMSSISPLEQLTYVGCRGMGALEYMPIKEVGQSATIDIREITDVVKKVMDVKTSIQEKGLSDSALLNIFKIGTSAGGARPKILVSEHKVTGELIPGDRVTSDEYNHYLIKLDIDERAHYSKEKIEYIYYQIATEIGIEMMPSKLIDDKHFVTIRFDRQNGEKQHILTASGMTGWDFTKPDNSSYDNLFKLAVALKLPHRDIQVLFKRMVFNVVFANIDDHLKNFSFIYNPKEDKWNLSPAYDLTYPLDALMNYTRISRAMSINGKRTNITIDDLMHIAKEFAIKEAGNIVKEVQNATVLFRSYSVEHQIPNKVIDVIERAFIRLV from the coding sequence ATGGCAAAGAATCAGATTATTAGTGTGTTTTATCAGGGCATAGAAGTTGGTAAATTAGGTTATGATGAAGATAAGCGTAAGGCCTCTTTTCAGTATCATCCTAGTTTTATAGACGATCATTATAAATCGTTGTTTCCTTTTGTTATTAGAAAAACTAAGAATGTCCAATTGTTTGATGAGTATGCAGGAGAGACTTTTCGTGGTTTACCACCTATGATAGCTGATTCATTACCTGATATGTTTGGTAATATTGTTTTTAAAGAATGGTTAGAGGCTAGTCATAGAGAGATGTCCTCTATCTCGCCATTAGAGCAGTTGACCTATGTTGGCTGTCGTGGGATGGGAGCTTTAGAGTATATGCCGATAAAAGAGGTTGGTCAATCAGCAACTATTGATATTCGTGAGATTACAGATGTGGTGAAAAAAGTGATGGATGTTAAGACCTCTATTCAAGAAAAAGGACTAAGTGATTCAGCTCTGTTAAACATTTTTAAAATAGGGACTTCAGCAGGTGGTGCTCGTCCTAAGATATTAGTATCTGAACACAAGGTGACAGGAGAATTAATCCCAGGAGATAGAGTGACCTCAGATGAATATAATCACTACTTGATCAAGTTAGACATTGATGAGAGAGCACACTATTCTAAAGAAAAGATAGAGTATATTTATTATCAGATAGCTACAGAGATAGGGATAGAGATGATGCCGTCTAAGTTAATTGATGATAAGCACTTTGTAACTATTCGTTTTGATAGACAGAACGGAGAGAAACAACATATTCTAACAGCATCGGGGATGACAGGGTGGGATTTTACAAAACCTGATAATTCATCGTATGACAATCTATTTAAGTTAGCAGTAGCTCTTAAACTTCCACATAGGGATATACAGGTATTGTTTAAACGGATGGTATTTAATGTTGTATTTGCTAACATAGATGACCATTTAAAGAACTTTAGTTTTATCTATAATCCCAAGGAGGATAAATGGAATCTATCACCTGCTTATGATTTGACTTACCCTTTAGATGCGTTAATGAATTACACTCGTATAAGTAGAGCTATGTCTATTAATGGAAAGCGTACAAATATTACCATTGATGATTTAATGCATATAGCAAAAGAGTTTGCTATAAAGGAGGCAGGTAATATAGTCAAAGAAGTTCAGAATGCAACAGTTCTATTTAGAAGCTATAGCGTAGAGCATCAGATTCCTAATAAGGTTATTGATGTTATAGAACGAGCATTTATTCGTTTAGTGTAA